In a genomic window of Ralstonia insidiosa:
- a CDS encoding HAMP domain-containing protein, protein MTIRHRITLLIVLMFVALAAIGGYAVYQTRSSASEVKQVTEGVVPSALASADLVSLVKDVQLATMVLVYAPDDNIVAQAKDDLKTKEAALRAALDVQAKRANSHAQEGLVTQAKETVDSYVEAIQQTTDMKVQGKNELAQAFLFANVASYRDVLEKIVETLRIEKNREKDDAIAGLNGKLASTATTIGVVSGVAIVLLTAIGMLLYRQITRPLTRMQAEMSEIATSQDFTRRVPVVRMDEIGHSVVAFNQMIEKIQENQALLKQKTADIQAMLQNMQQGILTVVDAGVVHEEYSIYLESIFETQEIAGRKLMDLIFADTNLGADALSQVDAAVDACLGQDVINFAFNQHLLASEVEKRMPDGRVKTLDLSWSAITDESDTILRLMLCVRDVTELRKLAAEASEQRRNLEMIGEILAVSQEKFQHFIDSSTSFVHENERIIRQYSQADSAAIAALFRNMHTIKGNARTYNLQHLTNVVHETEQTYHALREPGSEHTWDQDWLMQELTRVREAIENYARINESKLGRKGGAAQGGAVQVVPDAMSRIQESLRLLESANPGSLYELVSMRDSVYHLLRLLGSETVDEMLSGVLQSLPSLARELGKEPAAVRIDDNGYRVRTEAGGILQNVFTHLLRNSIDHGIETPDVRTALGKSAAGTIDLEVGVDQGMLQITLCDDGRGLALDRIRNIAVERGWIGAEERPSDEDIAQFIFRPGFSTAETVTEISGRGVGMDAVLEFLKREQGRIELRFTDDHKGAAFRQFQTVVCLPERFAVDSVNAALGGQPDVHLDMDKEAS, encoded by the coding sequence ATGACGATTCGTCACCGTATTACTTTGCTGATTGTGCTGATGTTTGTCGCGCTGGCGGCCATTGGCGGTTATGCGGTCTACCAGACCCGCAGCAGCGCGTCGGAGGTCAAGCAGGTGACCGAAGGCGTGGTGCCGAGCGCGCTGGCGTCGGCCGATCTGGTGTCGCTGGTGAAGGATGTACAGCTAGCGACGATGGTGCTGGTGTATGCACCCGACGACAACATCGTCGCGCAAGCGAAAGACGACCTGAAGACCAAGGAAGCCGCGCTGCGTGCCGCGCTGGACGTGCAGGCCAAGCGCGCCAACAGCCATGCCCAGGAGGGGCTGGTCACGCAGGCCAAGGAAACCGTCGACAGCTACGTCGAGGCCATCCAGCAGACCACCGACATGAAGGTGCAAGGCAAGAACGAGCTTGCGCAGGCCTTCCTGTTTGCCAACGTGGCCAGCTATCGCGACGTGCTGGAGAAGATTGTCGAGACGCTGCGCATCGAGAAGAACCGCGAGAAGGACGACGCCATTGCTGGCCTGAACGGCAAGCTTGCCAGCACGGCCACCACGATCGGTGTGGTGAGTGGCGTGGCCATCGTGCTGCTGACGGCCATCGGCATGCTGCTGTATCGCCAGATCACCCGCCCGCTGACGCGCATGCAGGCCGAGATGAGCGAGATTGCCACCAGCCAGGATTTCACGCGCCGCGTGCCAGTGGTGCGCATGGACGAGATCGGTCACTCGGTGGTGGCGTTCAACCAGATGATCGAGAAGATCCAGGAGAACCAGGCACTGCTCAAGCAGAAGACGGCCGACATCCAGGCGATGCTGCAGAACATGCAGCAGGGCATCCTGACCGTGGTCGATGCCGGCGTGGTGCACGAGGAATACTCGATCTACCTGGAATCGATTTTCGAGACGCAGGAGATTGCTGGTCGCAAGCTGATGGACCTGATCTTTGCCGATACCAACCTGGGCGCCGATGCGCTGTCACAGGTGGACGCGGCGGTGGACGCGTGCCTGGGGCAGGACGTCATCAACTTTGCCTTCAACCAGCACTTGCTGGCGAGCGAGGTGGAGAAGCGCATGCCGGATGGCCGCGTGAAGACGCTGGACCTGTCGTGGTCGGCCATCACCGATGAGAGCGACACCATCCTGCGCCTGATGCTGTGCGTGCGCGACGTGACCGAGCTGCGCAAGCTGGCTGCCGAGGCCAGCGAGCAGCGCCGCAACCTGGAGATGATTGGCGAGATTCTGGCGGTGAGCCAGGAGAAGTTCCAGCACTTCATCGACAGCTCCACCAGCTTCGTGCACGAGAACGAGCGCATCATCCGCCAGTACTCGCAGGCGGACAGCGCGGCCATTGCGGCACTGTTCCGCAACATGCACACCATCAAGGGCAACGCCCGCACGTACAACCTGCAGCACCTGACCAACGTCGTGCACGAGACTGAGCAGACCTACCACGCCCTGCGCGAACCCGGCAGCGAGCACACGTGGGATCAGGACTGGCTGATGCAGGAGCTGACCCGCGTGCGCGAGGCGATCGAGAACTACGCGCGCATCAACGAAAGCAAGCTGGGCCGCAAGGGTGGCGCAGCCCAGGGCGGTGCGGTGCAGGTGGTGCCGGACGCCATGTCGCGCATTCAGGAAAGCCTGCGCCTGCTGGAATCGGCCAACCCGGGCAGCCTGTACGAACTGGTGTCGATGCGTGATTCCGTTTATCACCTGCTGCGTCTGCTGGGCAGCGAGACGGTGGATGAGATGCTGTCGGGCGTGCTGCAATCGCTGCCGTCGCTGGCGCGCGAGTTGGGCAAGGAACCGGCCGCCGTGCGCATCGACGACAACGGCTACCGCGTGCGCACGGAAGCCGGCGGCATTCTGCAGAACGTGTTCACGCACCTGCTGCGCAACTCGATTGACCACGGCATCGAAACGCCCGACGTGCGCACCGCACTCGGTAAGTCGGCCGCCGGTACGATCGACCTCGAAGTCGGTGTCGACCAGGGCATGTTGCAGATCACGCTGTGTGACGACGGCCGTGGCTTGGCGCTCGATCGCATCCGCAATATCGCGGTTGAACGCGGCTGGATTGGCGCGGAAGAACGCCCGAGCGATGAAGACATCGCGCAGTTCATCTTCCGCCCTGGCTTCTCGACCGCCGAGACGGTGACGGAAATCTCCGGCCGTGGCGTTGGCATGGATGCCGTGTTGGAGTTCCTCAAGCGCGAGCAGGGCCGCATTGAGCTGCGCTTTACCGATGACCACAAGGGCGCAGCGTTCCGCCAGTTCCAGACGGTGGTCTGCCTGCCCGAGCGCTTTGCGGTGGACAGCGTGAACGCAGCACTCGGCGGCCAGCCGGATGTGCATCTGGATATGGATAAGGAAGCGTCGTGA
- a CDS encoding methyl-accepting chemotaxis protein: MGSFVLAALACGLVLGVLAWMAQQRRVNALMRTLGDAEHRIAALSRDLAKHTAQVEAGTREVQTLEATVAQMQSAASDQAELVEQLRTELQSAAEAKEHWASRARQITEEAARLRGLALTFERWHEQMISLMEQNHDMHAKNQELQSIVRHVVIVSLNASIEAARAGTAGRGFAVVASEVRALAARSEELSKSYRNSLHLNDLTTTATFQDIQAGGKMITASLSSVEALANQFQTQLH; this comes from the coding sequence ATGGGATCGTTTGTTCTGGCCGCGCTGGCTTGCGGATTGGTGCTGGGTGTGCTGGCGTGGATGGCACAGCAACGCCGGGTCAACGCGCTGATGCGCACGCTGGGCGACGCTGAGCACCGCATCGCCGCGCTGTCGCGTGATTTGGCGAAGCACACCGCACAGGTGGAAGCCGGCACGCGCGAAGTGCAGACGCTGGAAGCCACCGTCGCGCAGATGCAGAGCGCGGCATCCGATCAGGCAGAGCTTGTTGAGCAGTTGCGCACCGAGCTGCAGTCGGCCGCAGAGGCCAAGGAGCACTGGGCCAGCCGCGCCCGGCAGATTACCGAAGAGGCTGCACGCTTGCGCGGCCTGGCGCTGACCTTCGAGCGCTGGCATGAGCAGATGATCTCGCTCATGGAGCAGAACCACGACATGCACGCCAAGAACCAGGAGTTGCAGTCGATCGTGCGCCATGTGGTGATCGTCTCGCTCAATGCCTCCATTGAGGCGGCGCGTGCGGGTACGGCGGGGCGTGGCTTTGCCGTGGTCGCCAGCGAAGTGCGCGCGCTTGCGGCGCGCTCGGAAGAGTTGTCCAAGAGCTACCGCAACAGCCTGCACCTCAATGATCTGACCACCACCGCCACCTTCCAGGACATTCAGGCGGGCGGGAAGATGATCACCGCGTCGTTGTCGAGCGTCGAGGCGCTGGCCAACCAGTTTCAAACCCAGCTTCACTAG
- a CDS encoding response regulator, whose protein sequence is MSKILVVDDSSTVRDEVAGFLKKNGLAVDTAVDGKDGLAKIKANPGLKLVISDVNMPNMDGLTMVEKVRGELGNKTVNVIMLTTESSPAMKDRGKAAGVKGWIVKPFKGDAVLETFKKLAS, encoded by the coding sequence ATGAGCAAGATTCTGGTGGTCGACGATTCGAGCACGGTGCGCGACGAAGTGGCCGGCTTCCTGAAGAAGAATGGCCTGGCAGTGGACACCGCCGTGGATGGCAAGGACGGCCTGGCAAAGATCAAGGCCAACCCCGGCCTGAAGCTGGTCATCAGCGACGTGAATATGCCCAACATGGACGGCCTGACCATGGTCGAGAAAGTACGCGGCGAGCTGGGCAACAAGACGGTCAACGTCATCATGCTCACCACGGAAAGCAGCCCGGCCATGAAGGACCGCGGCAAGGCGGCCGGCGTGAAAGGCTGGATCGTCAAGCCCTTCAAGGGCGATGCCGTGCTGGAGACGTTCAAGAAGCTGGCGAGCTGA
- a CDS encoding DUF2784 domain-containing protein — protein sequence MTALADAVLVLHALLVLFIVGGLVAVWVGAARKRSWARNRVFRFVHLTAISIVAGLAVLDVPCPLTVLEDRLRTGSAGSSGFIQRWVSALLYYDLPLWVFAVSYVAFLLAVVLTWWRIPPHPKASGPSG from the coding sequence ATGACTGCATTGGCCGATGCAGTGCTCGTGCTGCATGCGTTGCTCGTCCTGTTCATCGTGGGCGGGCTGGTCGCAGTCTGGGTGGGTGCCGCGCGCAAACGCAGTTGGGCGCGCAATCGCGTTTTCCGCTTTGTGCATCTCACGGCCATCAGCATCGTTGCCGGGCTGGCGGTGCTGGATGTGCCATGTCCGCTCACAGTGCTGGAGGATCGGCTGCGCACCGGATCAGCCGGCTCCAGCGGTTTCATCCAGCGCTGGGTGAGCGCGCTGCTTTACTACGATCTGCCACTGTGGGTGTTTGCCGTGAGCTATGTCGCGTTTCTGCTGGCAGTGGTGCTCACGTGGTGGCGTATTCCGCCACACCCCAAGGCGTCGGGCCCCTCGGGGTGA
- a CDS encoding thioredoxin family protein, with protein MRTYLRAALVAIAIGAAYFAATGARAYSPFSAPAASGTAAPEFTGIDQWLNSPPLTMSSLRGKVVLVDFWTYSCINCINTLPYVKQLHEKYKDQGLVVVGVHTPEYPFEKSTANVQAALKRFDIRYPVAQDNSYATWTAFNNQYWPAQYLIDADGRIVYQHFGEGRYAETEAAIQKLLAERKPTQPAR; from the coding sequence ATGCGCACCTACTTACGCGCCGCCCTGGTGGCGATTGCCATTGGCGCGGCCTACTTTGCTGCCACCGGCGCACGCGCCTACAGCCCTTTCAGCGCACCTGCGGCCAGCGGCACTGCCGCCCCTGAGTTCACCGGCATTGACCAATGGCTGAATTCCCCACCGCTCACCATGAGCAGCCTGCGTGGCAAGGTGGTACTGGTCGATTTCTGGACGTACTCGTGCATCAACTGCATCAACACGCTGCCATACGTGAAGCAGTTACACGAGAAGTACAAGGATCAAGGGCTCGTTGTGGTGGGCGTACACACGCCCGAGTACCCGTTCGAGAAGTCGACCGCGAATGTGCAGGCCGCGCTCAAGCGCTTCGACATCCGCTATCCGGTGGCGCAGGACAACAGCTATGCCACATGGACGGCCTTCAACAACCAGTACTGGCCCGCCCAGTACCTGATCGACGCCGATGGCCGCATCGTCTATCAGCACTTTGGCGAAGGGCGTTATGCCGAAACGGAAGCGGCCATTCAGAAGCTGCTGGCAGAACGCAAGCCGACGCAGCCTGCGCGTTGA